From Aquabacter sp. L1I39, the proteins below share one genomic window:
- a CDS encoding ABC transporter ATP-binding protein: protein MTAAPGEPIISVRDLVVGFGDRIVLNHLNLDIMRGEILGFVGTSGGGKSVLTRTILGLVPKRSGTVEVFGQNVDDLDEKKRSAMERRWGVLFQQGALFSSLTVKQNIQFPLRENLKLSQKLMDEIAYTKIEMVGLKPDVGEKLPSELSGGMIKRAALARALVLDPDIMFLDEPTSGLDPIGAGDFDELIRTLQQTLGLTVFMVTHDLDSLHTVCDRIAALYDGKVIAQGTIETMMAAQHPWLQSYFHGVRARAVRSSW, encoded by the coding sequence ATGACCGCCGCCCCCGGCGAGCCGATCATCAGCGTGCGCGATCTCGTGGTAGGCTTCGGCGACCGCATCGTCCTCAACCATCTCAACCTCGACATCATGCGCGGCGAGATCCTCGGCTTCGTCGGCACGTCAGGCGGCGGCAAGTCGGTGCTCACCCGCACCATTCTCGGCCTCGTGCCCAAGCGATCCGGGACGGTGGAGGTCTTCGGCCAGAATGTGGACGACCTGGACGAGAAGAAGCGTTCGGCCATGGAACGGCGGTGGGGCGTGCTGTTCCAGCAGGGGGCACTGTTCTCCTCGTTGACGGTGAAGCAGAACATCCAGTTCCCGCTGCGGGAAAATCTCAAGCTCTCCCAGAAGCTGATGGACGAGATTGCCTATACCAAGATCGAGATGGTGGGCCTGAAGCCTGATGTGGGCGAGAAGCTGCCGTCCGAACTCTCCGGCGGCATGATCAAGCGCGCCGCTCTGGCGCGTGCGCTGGTGCTCGATCCGGACATCATGTTCCTGGACGAGCCCACCTCGGGCCTTGATCCCATCGGCGCGGGCGATTTCGACGAGTTGATCCGCACCTTGCAGCAGACTTTGGGGCTGACGGTTTTCATGGTAACGCACGATCTGGACAGCCTGCACACGGTCTGCGATCGCATCGCGGCCCTGTACGATGGTAAGGTGATCGCACAGGGGACCATCGAGACGATGATGGCGGCGCAGCATCCCTGGCTACAATCCTATTTCCACGGGGTCCGCGCGCGGGCCGTGCGGTCGTCATGGTGA
- the dgcA gene encoding N-acetyl-D-Glu racemase DgcA, with product MIRLVVTVDCYRIAGTFTISRGSKREAVVVTAHLTDGIHEGRGECVPYARYGETVDGVAELVRSLEPEIAAGLDRAALQKRLPPGAARNALDCAFWDLEAKRAGLRVSALAGLPLPLPIVTAFTLSLDTPEAMAAAAAASGRPLLKLKLGGPEDLARLAAIRAAVPQARLIVDANEGWAEADLERNLAACAAFGVELVEQPLPAGHDGLLGRIARPVPVCADESAHDCAGLAALKDRYDAVNVKLDKAGGLTEALSMVDLAHRQGFSVMVGCMLATSLAMAPAVLAAQTAQVVDLDGPLLLAQDRAPGLRYDGSRVHPPEPELWG from the coding sequence ATGATACGCCTCGTTGTTACCGTAGATTGCTACCGCATCGCCGGCACCTTCACCATCTCCCGCGGCTCCAAACGGGAGGCGGTGGTTGTAACCGCGCACCTGACCGACGGCATCCATGAAGGGCGGGGAGAATGCGTGCCCTATGCCCGCTATGGCGAGACCGTGGACGGGGTGGCAGAGCTGGTGCGGAGCCTTGAGCCTGAGATTGCCGCCGGTCTCGACCGCGCTGCGTTGCAAAAGCGCCTGCCGCCAGGGGCAGCCCGCAATGCCCTGGACTGCGCCTTCTGGGACTTGGAAGCCAAACGCGCCGGACTAAGGGTTTCCGCCCTCGCAGGCCTGCCGCTGCCCCTGCCGATCGTGACGGCCTTCACGCTCAGCCTCGATACGCCGGAGGCCATGGCCGCGGCGGCGGCCGCATCCGGGCGGCCGCTGCTCAAGCTGAAGCTCGGCGGCCCGGAGGATCTCGCCCGCCTTGCCGCCATCCGAGCGGCCGTTCCGCAGGCCCGCCTTATCGTGGATGCAAATGAAGGATGGGCGGAGGCGGACCTTGAGCGCAATCTCGCCGCCTGCGCGGCCTTCGGCGTCGAATTGGTGGAGCAACCCTTGCCCGCCGGACACGACGGGCTTCTGGGGCGCATCGCGCGGCCGGTTCCGGTCTGCGCGGACGAGAGCGCGCATGACTGCGCGGGGCTCGCGGCCCTCAAGGATCGCTACGACGCCGTGAACGTGAAGCTGGACAAAGCCGGTGGGCTGACGGAAGCCCTCTCCATGGTGGACCTCGCCCACCGCCAGGGCTTCTCGGTAATGGTCGGCTGCATGCTGGCCACCTCGCTGGCCATGGCGCCCGCGGTGCTCGCCGCCCAGACCGCGCAGGTGGTGGATTTGGACGGCCCCCTCCTCCTGGCACAGGACCGCGCCCCGGGGCTTCGCTATGACGGTTCGCGGGTCCACCCACCCGAACCGGAGCTTTGGGGATAG
- a CDS encoding MlaD family protein, producing the protein METRANYTIIGAFTLLVLGAAFGFVYWFARPQVSDERSLYEIVYNGSVAGLRQGNNVLFNGIPVGQVTMLGLVPGKPNEVLVRVGVRPDVPILADARAGLETQGLTGIVAVSIRGGAADAKPLPMGPNGFPRIEADGGAGMAGLINTVQDVAGRANKILEAVDPDKIAAIVANIETFSKALSDHSEDVGSLMQRSNEIAGQVQELATKADAVLSDLKRAAGDPDGMVNQVSEAAASVRRLANNLDTRTEEIATQVEKFTGPGLRQFEALAVDGRRTLSDIERVFRNFERNPRQFIFGGSSVPEYRR; encoded by the coding sequence ATGGAGACCAGGGCCAACTACACCATCATCGGCGCCTTCACGCTGCTCGTGCTCGGGGCGGCGTTCGGCTTCGTCTATTGGTTCGCGCGTCCCCAGGTGAGTGACGAGCGCTCCCTCTATGAGATCGTCTATAATGGCTCGGTGGCCGGCCTGCGGCAGGGCAACAATGTGCTGTTCAACGGCATTCCGGTCGGCCAGGTGACCATGCTCGGCCTCGTGCCCGGCAAGCCCAACGAGGTGCTGGTGCGGGTGGGCGTGCGTCCCGACGTGCCGATTCTGGCCGATGCGCGCGCCGGCCTGGAGACCCAGGGCCTGACCGGCATCGTGGCGGTGTCCATCCGCGGTGGGGCGGCCGATGCCAAGCCCTTGCCCATGGGCCCCAACGGCTTCCCGCGCATCGAGGCGGACGGAGGCGCCGGCATGGCCGGCCTGATCAACACCGTGCAGGATGTGGCGGGGCGCGCCAACAAGATCCTGGAAGCGGTGGACCCCGACAAGATCGCCGCCATCGTCGCCAATATCGAGACCTTCTCGAAGGCCCTGTCCGACCATTCGGAGGATGTGGGCTCGCTGATGCAGCGCTCCAACGAGATCGCCGGGCAGGTGCAGGAACTGGCCACCAAGGCCGATGCCGTGCTGTCTGACCTCAAGCGGGCGGCCGGCGATCCGGACGGCATGGTCAACCAGGTGTCCGAGGCCGCCGCCTCGGTGCGCCGCCTCGCCAACAATCTGGACACGCGCACGGAAGAAATCGCCACCCAGGTGGAGAAGTTCACCGGTCCTGGCTTGCGTCAGTTCGAGGCCCTGGCGGTGGATGGCCGGCGCACCTTGTCCGATATTGAGCGGGTGTTCCGCAACTTTGAGCGCAATCCCCGCCAGTTCATATTTGGCGGCAGCTCCGTACCCGAATATAGGCGGTAA
- a CDS encoding MlaE family lipid ABC transporter permease subunit — MANASLLDVRQDGDQLRVAGQGIWTSDTAGTLEQAVNAAVQRYPAPGRVTIDMSGVERLDTFGALLLERLRRAWSRDGVEPAVTGLQPRYDALIQEMKRTGRDAPPPARRIPGVLERLGMTVVEIAKDALALLNFIGATIAALLRMLARPRNFRFTSMVNQMDRAGFRAVPIIILITFLIGAILGQQGIFHFRQFGAEIYVVDMVGVLVLRELGVLIVSIMIAGRSGSAFTAELGSMRMREEVDALRVMGFDPVEILVVPRVLALILALPLLTFVGSMAALVGGGLVCWTYGGITPDVFLDRLKDAISIDHFLVGIIKAPFMAAVIGLVSCLEGLRVGGSAESLGQHTTASVVKAIFLVIVMDGVFAMFFASINM, encoded by the coding sequence TTGGCGAACGCCTCGCTCCTTGATGTCCGCCAGGATGGCGATCAGCTGCGCGTGGCGGGGCAGGGCATCTGGACCTCCGACACTGCGGGCACGCTGGAGCAGGCGGTGAATGCCGCAGTGCAGCGTTACCCCGCGCCTGGGCGCGTGACCATCGACATGTCCGGGGTCGAGCGCCTCGACACCTTCGGCGCGCTGCTGCTGGAGCGGCTGCGCCGGGCCTGGTCGCGCGATGGGGTGGAGCCCGCAGTCACCGGGCTGCAGCCGCGCTATGATGCCCTCATTCAGGAGATGAAGCGCACCGGACGCGATGCTCCCCCGCCGGCCCGCCGCATTCCAGGGGTTCTGGAACGGCTGGGCATGACCGTGGTGGAGATTGCCAAGGACGCGCTCGCGCTCCTCAATTTCATCGGCGCCACCATCGCTGCCCTCCTGCGCATGCTGGCGCGTCCGCGCAATTTCCGGTTCACCTCCATGGTGAACCAGATGGACCGCGCCGGTTTCCGCGCGGTGCCCATCATCATCCTCATCACCTTCCTGATCGGCGCCATCCTCGGCCAGCAGGGCATCTTCCATTTCCGCCAGTTCGGCGCCGAAATCTATGTGGTGGACATGGTCGGCGTGCTTGTGCTGCGCGAGCTCGGCGTGCTCATCGTCTCCATCATGATCGCCGGCCGCTCCGGCAGTGCGTTCACCGCCGAGCTCGGCTCCATGCGCATGCGGGAGGAAGTGGACGCGCTGCGCGTCATGGGCTTCGACCCGGTGGAAATCCTTGTGGTGCCGCGCGTTCTGGCGCTGATCCTGGCGCTGCCGCTGCTGACCTTCGTCGGCTCCATGGCGGCCCTCGTCGGGGGCGGCCTTGTCTGCTGGACCTATGGCGGCATCACGCCGGACGTGTTCCTCGACCGGCTGAAGGACGCCATCTCCATCGACCACTTTCTGGTGGGCATCATCAAGGCGCCGTTCATGGCGGCGGTGATCGGCCTTGTCTCGTGCCTGGAAGGCCTGCGGGTGGGCGGCAGCGCGGAATCGCTCGGCCAGCACACCACCGCCTCGGTGGTCAAAGCCATCTTCCTCGTCATCGTGATGGACGGGGTCTTCGCCATGTTCTTCGCGTCCATCAATATGTGA
- a CDS encoding MFS transporter, translating into MTIGEAGRFPVRAAMGLAYGAQFFALGVYLPFFPLWLSARGLSAEDIGLAVAVPLATRLVSTPLLGFLSDRLGRPKALLVLLASFTALTMSLLALAQTLLAILLVLGIAALAWNPGFALLDAYATRQARAGRIDYGRSRLWGSVAFVAANLLGGLVIQQTGPGAVVALMVAGYVSYVAATLALPELARPASTAVPGLDWKQARSILVVGVLAAALVQASHATLYAFSSLHWSRSGLSLTAVGLLWSIGVISEIVVFRFGTKLVRRVGPLGLLMAGAGIGVVRFAGLALDPSLPVLVALQILHGGTFGATYLGQVQLIARYAPEHRAGSAQSLAAWVVNLTMSAASLASGPLWAMLGPGAFAVSAGLAALGGGLAFMGVRRARA; encoded by the coding sequence ATGACCATCGGCGAGGCCGGCCGCTTTCCCGTGCGCGCGGCCATGGGCCTCGCCTATGGGGCGCAGTTCTTCGCGCTCGGCGTCTACCTGCCCTTCTTTCCGCTTTGGCTGTCGGCGCGCGGCCTGTCAGCGGAGGATATCGGCCTTGCGGTGGCGGTGCCGCTGGCCACCCGCCTCGTTTCCACGCCCTTACTGGGCTTCCTGTCCGACCGGCTGGGACGCCCCAAGGCGCTTCTGGTGCTGCTGGCGAGCTTCACCGCGCTCACCATGTCGCTGCTGGCCTTGGCGCAGACGCTCCTGGCCATCCTGCTGGTGCTCGGCATCGCCGCGCTGGCCTGGAATCCCGGTTTCGCGTTGCTCGATGCCTATGCGACTCGCCAGGCGCGGGCGGGGCGGATCGATTATGGCCGCAGCCGGCTCTGGGGCTCGGTGGCGTTCGTCGCGGCCAATCTCCTGGGCGGGCTGGTGATCCAGCAGACCGGGCCCGGCGCGGTGGTGGCGCTGATGGTGGCCGGCTATGTCTCCTATGTGGCGGCCACCCTCGCCTTGCCGGAACTGGCGCGGCCCGCAAGCACGGCCGTGCCGGGGCTCGACTGGAAGCAGGCGCGGTCGATCCTAGTGGTGGGCGTGCTGGCGGCCGCGCTCGTGCAGGCGAGCCACGCGACCCTTTATGCCTTCTCTTCGCTCCATTGGTCCCGCAGCGGCCTCTCGCTCACGGCCGTGGGGCTTTTGTGGTCCATCGGCGTGATTTCCGAGATCGTGGTGTTCCGCTTCGGCACGAAGCTGGTGCGGCGTGTCGGGCCTTTGGGGCTGCTGATGGCGGGGGCCGGCATCGGCGTGGTGCGGTTTGCGGGATTGGCGCTCGATCCGTCCCTGCCGGTGCTGGTGGCGTTGCAAATTCTCCATGGCGGCACATTCGGAGCCACCTATCTGGGGCAGGTGCAACTGATCGCCCGCTATGCGCCGGAGCACCGCGCCGGAAGTGCGCAGTCGCTCGCCGCATGGGTGGTGAACCTCACCATGTCGGCGGCAAGCCTGGCCAGCGGTCCGCTCTGGGCTATGCTGGGTCCGGGCGCCTTTGCGGTCTCTGCCGGTCTGGCGGCGCTCGGTGGGGGGCTTGCTTTCATGGGCGTGCGGCGCGCGCGGGCCTGA
- a CDS encoding glycosyltransferase family 4 protein has protein sequence MRILVATDAWHPQINGVVRSLEHTASEALHLGARLEFLTPQEFRTVPLPTYDEIRLSLATPRMIMRRIEAMQPDFVHVATEGPIGILVRRACIATRRTFTTSYHTKFPEYLSARAPVPERLTYAWLRSFHNAGGGVMVATATLERELEARGFKRLMRWSRGVHADLFRPRPEVDLGLPKPVFLFVGRVSVEKNIEAFLSLDLPGSKAVVGGGPALASLKARFPDAHFFGPKEGEDLARIYSGSNVFVFPSRTDTFGIVLLEALASGLPVAAYPVTGPMDVLGEATEPVGVLDEDLRTACLKALELSPQAARDYALRYSWRECAKQFIDNVLIAHDFGPVARRFRLLRRNRLISVA, from the coding sequence ATGCGCATTCTCGTCGCGACGGACGCCTGGCATCCCCAGATCAACGGGGTGGTGCGCTCCCTTGAGCACACCGCGAGCGAAGCCCTTCATCTCGGCGCGCGGCTGGAATTCCTCACCCCGCAGGAATTCCGCACGGTTCCCCTGCCAACCTATGACGAAATCCGGCTTTCGCTTGCCACCCCGCGCATGATCATGCGCCGGATCGAGGCCATGCAGCCGGACTTTGTCCATGTGGCCACCGAGGGGCCCATCGGCATCCTGGTGCGGCGGGCCTGCATCGCCACGCGGCGCACCTTCACCACGTCCTACCACACCAAGTTTCCCGAATATCTGTCCGCCCGAGCTCCGGTGCCCGAGCGGCTCACCTATGCCTGGCTGCGCAGCTTCCACAATGCGGGCGGCGGCGTGATGGTGGCCACCGCCACCCTGGAGCGGGAGCTGGAGGCGCGCGGCTTCAAGCGCCTCATGCGCTGGTCGCGCGGCGTGCACGCCGATCTTTTTCGACCCCGTCCTGAGGTGGACCTGGGCTTGCCCAAGCCGGTCTTCCTGTTTGTGGGCCGGGTGTCGGTGGAAAAGAATATCGAGGCCTTCCTCAGCCTCGACCTGCCCGGCTCCAAGGCGGTGGTGGGCGGAGGGCCGGCCTTGGCCTCGCTGAAGGCGCGGTTCCCCGATGCCCATTTCTTCGGCCCGAAGGAAGGCGAGGACCTGGCCCGCATCTATTCGGGCAGCAATGTCTTCGTGTTTCCAAGCCGCACCGACACGTTCGGCATCGTGCTCCTGGAAGCGCTGGCGAGTGGCCTGCCGGTGGCGGCCTATCCGGTCACCGGTCCCATGGATGTTCTGGGCGAAGCGACCGAGCCGGTTGGCGTTCTGGACGAGGATCTGCGCACCGCCTGCCTCAAGGCGCTGGAGCTCTCGCCCCAGGCGGCGCGGGACTATGCGCTGCGCTATTCCTGGCGGGAATGCGCCAAGCAGTTCATCGACAATGTGCTCATCGCCCATGATTTCGGGCCGGTGGCACGCAGGTTTCGCCTCCTGCGGCGAAACAGGCTAATTTCGGTGGCATGA
- a CDS encoding threonine ammonia-lyase has translation MNAIPAPPVFADVVAAAGRLKGVAVRTPLVASPVLSERVGGTVFLKPETLQRTGSFKFRGAYNRMVQIPHEHRAAGVVACSSGNHAQGVAAAAKLLGMPAVIVMPSDAPAMKRERTIALGAEVVDYNRETDDRDAIAGEIAAARGAIFVPPYDDPNIIAGQGTVGLEIVEDLKALGLAPDIVSANASGGGLIAGISLAVKESFPNARVVVAEPAGFDDHARSFRAGQRERNPAPGGSFCDALLAPTPGAITFEVTRRLVGEGVSATDAEVARAVAFAFRELKLVVEPGGAVALTALLEGRLDAAGKTTVIVLSGGNVDAATFNACLSA, from the coding sequence ATGAACGCGATTCCTGCTCCCCCCGTTTTCGCCGATGTGGTCGCTGCCGCCGGACGCCTGAAGGGCGTCGCCGTGCGCACGCCGCTGGTCGCCTCCCCGGTCCTGTCCGAGCGTGTGGGCGGCACCGTCTTCCTGAAGCCCGAGACGCTCCAGCGCACCGGCTCCTTCAAGTTTCGCGGCGCCTATAACCGGATGGTGCAGATCCCCCACGAGCACCGCGCAGCGGGCGTGGTGGCCTGCTCCTCCGGCAATCACGCCCAAGGCGTGGCGGCTGCGGCGAAGCTCCTGGGCATGCCGGCCGTGATCGTGATGCCGTCCGACGCCCCGGCCATGAAGCGCGAGCGCACCATCGCGCTGGGCGCGGAGGTGGTGGACTATAATCGCGAGACCGATGACCGCGACGCCATTGCCGGTGAAATTGCCGCCGCGCGCGGGGCCATCTTCGTGCCGCCCTATGACGATCCCAACATCATTGCCGGCCAGGGCACGGTGGGCCTTGAGATCGTGGAAGACCTGAAGGCGCTGGGCCTTGCCCCCGACATCGTCAGCGCCAATGCGTCCGGTGGTGGCCTTATTGCCGGCATCTCGCTGGCGGTAAAGGAGAGCTTCCCGAACGCCCGCGTGGTGGTGGCCGAGCCCGCTGGCTTCGACGACCACGCCCGCTCCTTCCGCGCCGGCCAGCGCGAGCGCAATCCGGCACCTGGCGGTTCCTTCTGCGATGCCCTTCTGGCGCCGACGCCCGGCGCCATTACCTTCGAGGTGACCCGCCGCCTGGTGGGCGAGGGCGTCAGCGCCACCGATGCGGAGGTCGCTCGCGCGGTGGCCTTTGCCTTTCGGGAACTGAAGCTGGTGGTGGAGCCAGGCGGCGCGGTGGCGTTGACCGCGCTGCTGGAGGGCCGCCTTGATGCGGCCGGTAAGACCACCGTCATCGTCCTGTCCGGCGGCAATGTGGACGCGGCCACCTTCAACGCCTGCCTTTCCGCCTGA